One window from the genome of Terriglobia bacterium encodes:
- a CDS encoding sel1 repeat family protein, producing the protein MVTALAAIMFAVAVIVTPTPALRAQESVEQVRAAAEKGDVVALTHLGDFYRIGNGMSQDHVQAVRCYRLAADKGYAPAQINLGAMYHLGLGVPRNDAEAARWFAGPARQGHDVAQFMLAQLYRDGAGVPQDLPEAVRLFELAAKQGMGSAKESLGIMYYQGLGVAQDYGKAMELLRPQAESGSPNAQYHVGLMYKLGQGVAQDSRKAADWMAKAADWGLVPAQLEYAALLRDGEGVQRDDAQAYKWFTIAAERGEKEHKAKAQAGQAQVRKLLSAEQASAIQADAATWLAQHGR; encoded by the coding sequence ATGGTGACCGCGCTTGCGGCGATCATGTTTGCCGTGGCCGTCATCGTCACACCAACGCCTGCGCTGCGCGCCCAGGAATCCGTAGAGCAAGTCCGCGCCGCTGCCGAAAAAGGCGACGTGGTGGCGCTCACGCATCTGGGCGATTTCTATCGCATCGGCAACGGCATGTCCCAGGACCACGTCCAGGCCGTCCGCTGCTACCGGCTGGCGGCGGACAAAGGCTATGCGCCCGCGCAGATTAACCTGGGCGCCATGTATCACCTGGGCCTGGGCGTCCCCCGCAATGACGCGGAAGCCGCGCGCTGGTTTGCCGGCCCGGCGCGCCAGGGCCATGACGTGGCCCAGTTCATGCTGGCGCAGCTCTATCGCGACGGCGCGGGCGTCCCGCAGGACCTGCCGGAGGCCGTCCGCTTGTTTGAGTTGGCCGCCAAGCAGGGCATGGGCAGCGCCAAAGAGAGCCTGGGAATCATGTATTACCAGGGCCTAGGCGTCGCCCAGGATTACGGCAAGGCCATGGAGTTGCTGCGTCCGCAGGCGGAGTCCGGCAGTCCGAACGCGCAGTATCACGTGGGATTGATGTACAAGTTGGGCCAGGGCGTGGCGCAGGATTCCAGGAAAGCTGCGGACTGGATGGCCAAAGCCGCCGACTGGGGACTGGTCCCCGCCCAACTGGAATACGCCGCCTTGCTGCGCGACGGCGAAGGCGTCCAGCGGGACGATGCCCAGGCCTACAAATGGTTCACAATTGCGGCTGAGCGCGGCGAAAAAGAGCACAAGGCGAAAGCCCAGGCCGGCCAGGCGCAAGTGCGGAAGCTCCTGAGCGCGGAGCAGGCCTCTGCCATCCAAGCCGACGCGGCAACCTGGCTGGCGCAGCATGGGCGATGA
- a CDS encoding NAD(P)/FAD-dependent oxidoreductase codes for MRQDFDVIILGAGAAGLMCAIEAGKRRRRVAVLERAERIGKKVLISGGGRCNFANLHCRPENFLSENPHFAKSALARYTPADFIALVKKHRIQFHEKTLGQLFCDHSAHDILSMLEAECRSAGVKIFTHIKVEGVERDGAGFTVHAGDAEFRGSALVVATGGLSIPKMGATAFGYDLARHFGLKIVPTRPALVPLVFTEKDRRNYCDLSGVSAEVIASIGRQSFREKMLITHRGLSGPAILQISSYWKTALEISIDLAPGGDTYRDLLRANARRDLNAAKAALRTVLPQRLADRWLDLHATQNQMKTWTNHGITELERKTHHWQVVPEGTEGYAKAEVTAGGVDTNELSAQTMESRNVPGLFFIGEVVDVTGHLGGFNFQWAWASGFCAGQAV; via the coding sequence ATGCGACAGGATTTTGACGTCATCATTCTCGGCGCCGGTGCCGCGGGGCTCATGTGCGCCATCGAAGCCGGCAAACGCCGCCGGCGTGTGGCCGTGCTGGAGCGCGCGGAGCGCATCGGCAAGAAGGTCCTTATCTCCGGCGGTGGGCGCTGCAACTTTGCTAATCTGCATTGCCGTCCGGAGAACTTTCTTTCGGAGAACCCGCATTTTGCCAAGTCGGCGCTGGCCCGTTACACGCCAGCCGACTTCATCGCCCTGGTGAAGAAGCACCGCATTCAATTCCACGAAAAAACGCTGGGCCAGCTTTTCTGCGACCACTCCGCCCATGACATCCTGAGCATGCTGGAAGCGGAATGCCGGTCCGCCGGGGTGAAGATCTTCACCCATATCAAGGTGGAAGGCGTTGAGCGCGACGGCGCAGGATTTACCGTCCATGCCGGCGACGCCGAATTCCGCGGGTCCGCGCTGGTGGTGGCCACCGGCGGCCTGTCCATCCCCAAGATGGGCGCGACGGCTTTCGGTTACGACCTGGCGCGGCACTTTGGACTCAAGATCGTGCCGACGCGGCCGGCCTTGGTGCCTTTGGTTTTCACCGAGAAAGACCGCCGCAATTATTGCGATCTCTCGGGCGTGTCCGCTGAGGTGATTGCTTCTATCGGGCGGCAGAGCTTTCGCGAGAAGATGCTGATTACCCATCGCGGGCTGAGCGGCCCGGCGATTTTGCAGATTTCGTCTTATTGGAAAACCGCGCTAGAGATTTCTATTGATTTAGCGCCTGGAGGCGACACGTACCGCGATCTGCTCCGGGCCAACGCCCGCCGCGATTTGAACGCCGCCAAGGCCGCGTTGCGTACGGTGTTGCCGCAGCGCCTGGCCGACCGCTGGCTGGACCTGCACGCGACCCAGAACCAGATGAAGACTTGGACGAACCACGGCATCACCGAGCTTGAGCGCAAGACGCACCACTGGCAGGTGGTCCCGGAAGGCACGGAAGGCTACGCCAAGGCTGAAGTCACCGCCGGCGGCGTGGACACCAACGAACTCTCGGCGCAAACCATGGAGAGCCGCAACGTGCCGGGACTGTTCTTCATCGGCGAAGTGGTGGACGTCACCGGACACCTGGGCGGCTTCAATTTTCAGTGGGCTTGGGCGTCAGGGTTTTGTGCTGGGCAAGCGGTGTAA
- a CDS encoding glycosyltransferase family 39 protein, translating into MDDVDAVQAQIARNMLESGDWVTARLDGVAYLEKAPLVYWTMAASYRVFGVRDWAARLPLALAVVLLCFVTYRFARWAFGDDGGLYAGVALATCVGLYLFTRILIPDAMVTLTITGAVWAWLRLLEPDGDSDDAHPRRWALIMGVCFGLGLLLKGLIAIVFPILAGLAFMAVTRQLLRFEAWRKLRVLTVIGVALVIAVPWHVLAMRANPPYFAFSMHSGPGEYRGFFWFYFFNEHLLRFLNLRYPRDYNTVPRLWFWLFNLAWLFPWSVYLPGTLKLEYRQNSRAARARLMAVCWIAVVMLFFTFSTTQEYYSMPIYPAVALLIGSALASGKSGLSETGLADKSSAEKSLSPKSPSKKSLTEKLLRAGTWTLFSVATLAFAAICLVLVKVWSLPTPGDISQALSQHPELYTLSLGHMGDLTLNSFAYLKLPLVLAAVAFGGIALALVLARNNTRVTVLAICAGMVLFFQAARVALVRFDPYLGSYALATSLKQSPPGQLIEADAYYAFSSVFFYTNRSALLLNGRVNNLEYGSYAPGAPQVFIDDQKFAALWNEPGRCYLLIYGSELPRLEALVGKPNLHVVKENGGNFLLTNHKLP; encoded by the coding sequence ATGGACGACGTGGACGCCGTGCAGGCGCAAATCGCCCGCAACATGCTGGAGTCCGGCGACTGGGTCACCGCCCGGCTGGACGGCGTCGCCTACCTGGAAAAAGCTCCCCTGGTTTACTGGACCATGGCAGCGTCCTACCGCGTGTTTGGCGTGCGCGATTGGGCCGCGCGATTGCCGCTGGCTTTGGCCGTGGTTCTTCTCTGCTTTGTCACTTACCGCTTTGCACGCTGGGCGTTTGGCGACGACGGGGGCCTTTACGCCGGCGTGGCGCTGGCCACGTGCGTCGGGCTTTATCTCTTTACCCGCATCCTGATTCCTGACGCCATGGTCACGCTGACCATCACCGGCGCCGTCTGGGCCTGGCTGCGTCTTCTGGAACCGGATGGAGATTCGGATGACGCGCATCCGCGGCGCTGGGCGTTGATCATGGGAGTTTGCTTTGGCCTGGGCCTGCTGCTCAAAGGCTTGATCGCCATTGTGTTTCCCATTCTCGCCGGACTGGCGTTCATGGCCGTCACGCGGCAACTCCTCCGTTTCGAAGCCTGGCGGAAGCTCCGCGTGCTCACGGTGATCGGCGTGGCGCTGGTCATCGCCGTCCCGTGGCATGTGCTGGCCATGCGCGCCAACCCGCCGTACTTTGCGTTTTCCATGCACAGCGGCCCGGGCGAGTATCGCGGCTTCTTCTGGTTTTATTTCTTCAACGAACATCTGCTGCGCTTCCTCAACCTGCGCTACCCGCGCGACTACAACACCGTCCCGCGACTGTGGTTCTGGCTGTTCAACCTGGCCTGGCTATTTCCCTGGTCGGTGTATCTGCCGGGCACGCTGAAACTGGAGTATCGGCAGAATTCGCGCGCAGCGCGCGCACGCCTGATGGCCGTCTGCTGGATCGCCGTAGTGATGCTCTTCTTCACTTTCTCCACCACGCAGGAGTATTACTCCATGCCGATTTATCCGGCGGTGGCGCTGTTGATCGGCTCGGCGCTGGCGTCGGGGAAGTCGGGCCTGTCTGAAACAGGGCTGGCCGATAAGAGCTCGGCTGAAAAAAGCTTGTCCCCAAAAAGCCCTTCTAAAAAAAGCCTGACAGAAAAACTCCTCCGCGCTGGGACGTGGACGCTTTTCTCGGTGGCCACGCTGGCCTTCGCCGCGATCTGCCTGGTGCTGGTGAAAGTCTGGAGTCTTCCCACGCCGGGAGACATCTCGCAAGCCCTCAGCCAGCACCCCGAGCTGTACACACTGTCCCTCGGCCACATGGGCGACCTCACGCTGAACTCGTTCGCTTACCTCAAGCTGCCGCTCGTGCTGGCGGCGGTTGCCTTCGGCGGAATTGCCTTGGCGTTGGTGCTGGCCCGCAACAACACTCGCGTTACGGTCCTGGCCATATGCGCGGGGATGGTCCTCTTCTTTCAAGCAGCGCGCGTCGCGCTGGTGAGGTTTGATCCTTATTTGGGATCGTACGCGCTGGCCACAAGCTTGAAACAAAGCCCGCCGGGACAATTGATCGAAGCCGACGCCTACTACGCTTTCTCGTCCGTCTTCTTCTATACCAACCGCTCGGCGTTATTGCTGAACGGCCGCGTAAATAACCTGGAGTACGGGTCTTACGCTCCAGGCGCGCCGCAAGTATTCATTGACGACCAGAAGTTTGCGGCGCTGTGGAATGAGCCGGGCCGCTGCTACCTGCTGATCTATGGCTCGGAGCTGCCTCGCCTGGAAGCGCTCGTGGGCAAGCCGAACCTGCACGTGGTGAAAGAGAATGGCGGGAATTTTCTGCTGACCAACCACAAGCTTCCGTAA
- the asnB gene encoding asparagine synthase (glutamine-hydrolyzing), translating into MCGILGYSHVSKRLPRGVLSDALDALVHRGPDHQGHFTCEAISLGATRLRILDLAGGDQPLISPDGNVVVVFNGEIFNHDEIRRELEGFGVKFETRCDTEVVLHAFLHWGTECFARLRGMFGIAVWVQSEKRLILARDRVGIKPLYYCLHDGEIHFASELKCLFAHPEIPRKICLTGLNCFLSLNYVPAPYTLVEGIHKLLPGHMLEWHGGRMQVRSYLPKTAEQPPPQSLDEATEQLDDLLIKSVREQLISDVPVGIWLSGGLDSSTILRYAAHTGASNLRTFSMTFKGRSFDESESIGEITRHFGTVHEELNLDETADLEDAIRKMAYYSDEPSADAGALPAWFLAEMTTRQVTVILTGEGADELFAGYLTYKADRYAAWARRFPAGLRHAALACANRLPVSDDKISFEYKLKRFLQGSLLTPEQAHVFWNGTFTEDEKQQFFHFADSGPMAHLLSGMPAGNGLERFLNFDQRYYLADDILYKVDRMTMAHSLEARPPFLDPRIVDFAARLPERFKLHGSKSKYVLRRLMQDKLPPNVMRRPKIGFDIPVHDWFRGVLRPLLEETLSEEAVRASGLFRWSAVERMVHDHLERKANLGYHLWGLMVLFLWMKEWKIEAPEQDLLEADAVAPVLDQVGSL; encoded by the coding sequence ATGTGCGGCATTCTCGGGTACTCCCATGTTTCCAAGCGTCTCCCGCGCGGCGTGCTGAGCGACGCGCTGGACGCGCTCGTCCATCGTGGGCCTGACCATCAGGGCCATTTCACTTGCGAAGCCATCTCTCTGGGCGCCACACGCCTGCGTATTCTGGACCTGGCCGGCGGCGACCAGCCCTTGATCAGCCCGGACGGCAACGTGGTTGTGGTCTTCAACGGCGAAATCTTCAACCACGATGAAATCCGCCGCGAGTTGGAGGGCTTCGGGGTAAAGTTTGAAACGCGTTGCGACACCGAGGTCGTTCTCCACGCCTTCCTGCATTGGGGCACCGAATGTTTTGCCCGGTTGCGTGGCATGTTCGGCATCGCCGTCTGGGTGCAGTCCGAGAAGCGGCTGATCCTGGCGCGCGACCGCGTGGGCATCAAGCCGCTGTACTACTGCCTGCATGACGGCGAAATCCATTTTGCTTCCGAATTGAAATGTCTCTTCGCGCATCCGGAAATCCCCCGCAAGATCTGCCTGACCGGCTTGAACTGTTTCCTCAGCCTGAACTACGTGCCCGCGCCGTACACGCTGGTGGAAGGCATCCACAAACTGCTCCCCGGACACATGCTGGAGTGGCATGGCGGCCGCATGCAAGTGCGGTCTTACCTGCCGAAAACCGCCGAACAGCCCCCACCGCAATCGCTGGACGAAGCGACCGAACAGCTCGACGACCTGCTCATCAAGTCCGTCCGCGAGCAACTGATTTCTGATGTTCCCGTCGGCATCTGGCTGAGCGGTGGCCTGGATTCTTCCACCATCCTGCGTTACGCCGCGCATACCGGCGCCAGCAACCTGCGCACCTTCTCCATGACGTTCAAAGGCCGCTCTTTTGATGAGAGCGAGTCCATCGGCGAGATCACCCGCCATTTCGGCACAGTGCATGAAGAGCTGAACCTGGACGAAACTGCAGACCTGGAAGACGCCATCCGCAAAATGGCGTACTACTCTGACGAGCCCAGTGCCGACGCCGGCGCGCTGCCCGCATGGTTCCTGGCGGAGATGACCACACGCCAAGTCACGGTGATTCTGACCGGCGAAGGCGCCGACGAGCTTTTCGCCGGCTATCTCACCTACAAAGCCGATCGCTATGCCGCCTGGGCCCGCCGCTTCCCCGCCGGTCTGCGCCACGCGGCGCTGGCCTGCGCCAATCGCCTGCCGGTGTCCGACGACAAGATCAGTTTCGAATACAAGCTCAAGCGGTTCCTGCAAGGTTCTTTGCTCACGCCGGAACAGGCCCACGTTTTCTGGAACGGGACGTTTACCGAAGACGAGAAGCAGCAATTCTTCCACTTTGCCGATTCCGGTCCCATGGCCCACCTGCTTTCCGGGATGCCGGCCGGCAACGGGCTTGAGCGGTTCCTGAATTTTGACCAACGCTACTACCTGGCCGACGACATTCTCTACAAAGTGGACCGCATGACCATGGCCCACTCGCTGGAAGCGCGGCCGCCATTTCTTGATCCGCGCATCGTGGACTTTGCCGCGCGCCTGCCCGAACGCTTCAAGCTCCACGGCTCAAAATCCAAATATGTCCTGCGCAGATTGATGCAGGACAAACTGCCGCCCAACGTGATGCGCCGGCCCAAGATCGGCTTTGACATTCCGGTGCATGACTGGTTCCGCGGCGTGCTGCGTCCGCTGCTGGAAGAAACACTCTCAGAAGAAGCGGTGCGCGCGAGCGGCCTGTTCCGCTGGAGCGCCGTGGAGCGCATGGTCCATGACCACCTTGAGCGCAAGGCCAACTTGGGATATCACTTATGGGGACTGATGGTGCTGTTTCTGTGGATGAAAGAGTGGAAGATCGAAGCGCCGGAGCAGGACCTGCTGGAAGCGGACGCCGTAGCGCCAGTCCTCGATCAGGTTGGATCGTTGTAG
- the trxA gene encoding thioredoxin: MATQGILEVTDGNFDQMVLKSEQPVMVDFWATWCGPCKALAPIVDEVASAYQGKVKVGKMDVDSSPVTPQRYGVRGIPTLLIFKNGQVQEQIVGWVNRETIEKALNKHVTQ, translated from the coding sequence ATGGCAACGCAAGGCATTCTGGAAGTGACAGATGGCAATTTTGATCAAATGGTCCTCAAGAGCGAGCAGCCAGTGATGGTTGATTTCTGGGCCACGTGGTGCGGCCCGTGCAAAGCGCTGGCGCCTATCGTGGACGAAGTGGCATCCGCGTATCAAGGCAAGGTGAAGGTCGGCAAAATGGACGTGGACTCCAGTCCAGTGACCCCGCAGCGCTACGGCGTGCGCGGCATTCCCACGCTGTTGATCTTCAAGAACGGCCAGGTACAGGAGCAGATTGTGGGCTGGGTCAACCGGGAAACCATTGAGAAAGCCCTCAACAAGCACGTCACCCAGTAA
- a CDS encoding 2-oxoglutarate dehydrogenase E1 component yields MSLHSPALPSTDQQSPSQPADRERVFDAFRRWGYMDASLNPFGGPIADGYPEIRNLQGPAADEARRIYCATIGADFMHMPQRDRREWVQEQMENPASQNVDRRWLAERLMQADLFEQILQTRYLGTKRYSGEGATAQIPLLDTVLETAAELGATHSVLAMSHRGRLTVMSLVVGIAPENVFAGFEDVDPRSVLGGGDVKYHKGATGSFETRNGKSLRMHLVSNPSHLEAVDPVALGRTLAKQKHAGPNGAKEILPVILHGDAAFAGQGIWAETLNFSGLKGFNVGGCIHVIVNNLIGFTTTPKELHMSRFSSDLAKRQPIPIFHVNAEDPEAVLRVAKMAVEYRYRFGSDVVIDMIGYRRHGHSEVDDPTITQPLLYKIINAHRPLFEIYAEQHSIDLAAAISSFRQRIDAAYDAAAAMQKSPVLRKLPEYWDKYVGGRYRKDFEVPTAVSEDTLHQITARLTTYPEGFAIHPKVKKLLEQREKMGNGKLPLDYGMAEALAFGSLLLEGISVRLSGQDVRRGTFNHRHSLLVDTENEQEYVPLCHLSPNQAWFEAYNSILSEAAVLGFEYGFSRDCPDGLTVWEAQFGDFANGAQIIIDQFIVAGEDKWGLLSGLVMLLPHGYEGQGPEHSSGRIERYLQLAAKDNIQVCQPSTAAQYFHLLRRQALRTWRKPLMVFTPKGMLRHPDAASPLSELTGGNFQTVVPDRENTGAERIILCSGKIVHELRRERQRRGEKRTAIVALEQIYPFPESDLEAALALYPSAREFFWVQEEPANQGALNFLVPRLERLTRGQPLRSVKRSASSSPSTGSHTAHELEQKTLLELAFVG; encoded by the coding sequence ATGAGTTTGCATAGCCCTGCATTGCCCAGTACCGACCAGCAATCTCCTTCCCAGCCTGCTGACCGCGAACGTGTATTCGACGCCTTCCGCCGCTGGGGATATATGGATGCCAGCCTGAACCCCTTCGGCGGGCCGATTGCCGACGGCTACCCGGAAATCCGCAATCTTCAAGGACCGGCGGCCGACGAAGCGCGCCGCATCTACTGCGCCACCATCGGCGCCGACTTCATGCATATGCCCCAGCGCGACCGCCGCGAGTGGGTGCAGGAGCAGATGGAAAATCCGGCGTCGCAGAATGTTGATCGCCGTTGGCTGGCTGAGCGCCTGATGCAAGCCGACCTGTTCGAGCAGATTCTGCAGACGCGCTATCTGGGCACCAAGCGCTATTCAGGCGAAGGCGCCACGGCGCAGATCCCGCTGTTGGACACCGTCCTGGAAACCGCGGCCGAGCTAGGCGCAACGCATTCCGTGCTGGCCATGAGCCATCGCGGACGGCTCACGGTGATGAGCCTGGTAGTGGGTATTGCGCCGGAAAACGTCTTTGCCGGATTTGAAGATGTTGATCCGCGCTCCGTGCTGGGCGGCGGCGACGTGAAATATCACAAAGGCGCCACCGGCTCCTTTGAAACCAGGAACGGAAAGTCGCTCCGCATGCATCTCGTTTCCAATCCCAGCCATCTGGAAGCGGTTGATCCGGTCGCTTTGGGCCGGACGCTGGCCAAACAGAAGCATGCCGGCCCCAACGGCGCCAAGGAGATCCTGCCCGTGATCCTGCATGGCGACGCAGCTTTCGCCGGCCAGGGCATCTGGGCGGAGACCCTGAATTTTTCCGGGCTCAAAGGTTTCAACGTAGGCGGATGCATCCACGTGATCGTGAACAACCTGATCGGGTTCACCACCACGCCCAAGGAACTGCATATGTCGCGGTTTTCCTCGGACCTCGCTAAACGCCAGCCGATTCCCATCTTCCACGTGAATGCGGAAGACCCAGAGGCTGTGCTGCGCGTGGCGAAGATGGCCGTCGAGTATCGCTACCGCTTCGGCAGTGACGTGGTGATAGACATGATCGGCTATCGCCGCCACGGTCACAGCGAAGTGGACGACCCCACCATCACCCAGCCGCTGCTCTACAAAATAATCAATGCCCACCGTCCGCTGTTTGAGATTTATGCGGAACAACACAGCATTGATCTTGCTGCAGCCATATCCAGCTTCCGGCAGCGGATTGACGCGGCGTATGACGCCGCGGCCGCCATGCAGAAGTCGCCGGTGCTGCGCAAGCTGCCGGAGTATTGGGACAAGTACGTCGGCGGGCGCTACCGCAAGGACTTTGAAGTTCCCACAGCCGTGAGCGAAGACACGCTCCACCAGATCACCGCCAGGCTCACGACATACCCTGAGGGGTTTGCCATCCATCCCAAGGTGAAGAAGCTGCTGGAGCAGCGGGAGAAGATGGGCAACGGCAAGCTGCCGCTGGATTACGGCATGGCGGAGGCGCTGGCCTTTGGCTCGCTGCTGCTGGAAGGCATTTCAGTCCGCTTGAGCGGCCAGGACGTGCGCCGCGGCACCTTCAACCACCGCCACTCCTTGCTGGTGGATACGGAAAACGAGCAGGAGTACGTGCCCCTGTGCCACCTCTCGCCCAACCAGGCGTGGTTTGAGGCGTACAACTCGATTCTTTCCGAAGCCGCGGTGCTGGGCTTTGAATACGGCTTCAGCCGCGACTGTCCCGACGGCCTCACGGTTTGGGAAGCCCAGTTCGGCGATTTTGCCAACGGCGCGCAGATCATCATTGACCAGTTCATCGTCGCCGGCGAAGACAAGTGGGGACTGCTTTCCGGCCTGGTCATGCTGCTGCCTCACGGTTATGAAGGCCAGGGCCCGGAGCATTCCAGCGGACGTATTGAGCGCTACCTGCAACTGGCGGCCAAAGACAATATCCAGGTCTGCCAGCCGTCCACCGCCGCGCAATACTTTCATCTGCTCCGCCGCCAGGCCCTGCGCACATGGCGCAAGCCGCTCATGGTGTTTACGCCCAAGGGCATGCTGCGCCATCCTGATGCCGCCAGCCCGCTGAGCGAGCTTACCGGCGGAAATTTCCAGACGGTGGTGCCTGACCGGGAAAACACCGGAGCGGAGCGTATCATTCTGTGTTCGGGCAAGATCGTTCATGAATTGCGCCGCGAACGCCAGCGCCGGGGCGAAAAGCGCACCGCCATCGTTGCGCTCGAACAGATTTATCCTTTTCCGGAAAGTGATCTGGAAGCCGCGCTGGCCCTGTATCCCAGTGCGCGCGAGTTTTTCTGGGTGCAGGAGGAGCCGGCCAACCAGGGCGCTCTGAATTTCCTGGTTCCGAGGCTGGAACGGCTCACGCGCGGTCAGCCGTTGCGTTCTGTAAAACGCTCGGCTTCGTCCAGTCCCAGCACCGGATCGCACACGGCGCATGAGCTGGAACAGAAGACTTTGCTGGAACTGGCGTTCGTCGGATGA
- a CDS encoding superoxide dismutase, translating to MAYEVPPLPYAYNALEPHIDEQTMYLHHDKHHAAYVAKLNGAVEKYPDLAKKSAEELIRNLSALPEDVRGVVRNNGGGHVNHTMFWQIMGPKGGNPTGAIADAITKNFGGFDAFKEKFEAAGVGQFGSGWAWLVSTKSGELKITSTPNQDNPLSNGDFPVMGNDVWEHAYYLKYQNRRPDYLKAWWNVVNWDEVNKRLAQASGFFK from the coding sequence ATGGCTTACGAAGTTCCCCCCTTGCCGTACGCTTACAACGCTCTGGAACCGCACATTGACGAGCAAACCATGTACCTGCACCATGACAAGCACCACGCTGCCTATGTCGCCAAGCTGAACGGCGCGGTGGAAAAGTATCCTGACTTGGCCAAGAAAAGCGCGGAAGAACTTATCCGCAACCTGAGCGCGCTGCCGGAAGACGTGCGCGGCGTGGTCCGCAACAACGGTGGCGGCCACGTGAACCACACCATGTTCTGGCAGATCATGGGCCCCAAAGGAGGCAATCCCACCGGGGCCATTGCGGACGCCATCACCAAAAACTTCGGCGGCTTTGACGCCTTTAAGGAAAAGTTTGAGGCAGCGGGCGTCGGCCAGTTCGGCAGCGGCTGGGCCTGGCTGGTGAGCACCAAGTCCGGCGAATTGAAGATCACGTCTACGCCCAACCAGGACAACCCACTTTCCAACGGCGACTTCCCGGTCATGGGCAATGACGTCTGGGAGCACGCCTACTATCTCAAGTACCAGAACCGCCGCCCGGATTACCTCAAGGCCTGGTGGAACGTTGTGAACTGGGACGAAGTCAACAAACGCCTGGCCCAGGCCAGCGGGTTCTTCAAGTAA
- a CDS encoding outer membrane beta-barrel protein: MKSHKIFALSLIVLTLGFCASAMAQDFTGFYVGGTGGGNFGHARVDTSPIFSPTGYFATTSTPAITNASNQDISPKKYTFGGQIGYNRQWNNFVFGVEADFSTMGMDSSVTATQTYPCCAPTAFTVVQTAKTNWMFNIRPRTGFVVGGKTLFYGTAGVAFTGVQYSGLFTDTFATAHENASLDQNKAGWIVGGGIEYRLNHHWSIKGEYLYAGFSPGSVTSTNLTAFTPPIAFPTNVFTHSIEVKAQLPRGGVNFRF, encoded by the coding sequence TTGAAGTCACATAAGATTTTTGCGTTGAGCTTGATTGTCTTAACTCTGGGATTCTGCGCCTCAGCAATGGCCCAGGATTTTACAGGGTTCTATGTCGGCGGGACCGGAGGGGGCAACTTCGGCCACGCTCGTGTGGACACCAGCCCCATCTTCAGTCCGACCGGCTATTTCGCCACCACCAGTACGCCCGCAATCACCAATGCCAGCAACCAGGACATTAGTCCCAAAAAATATACCTTCGGCGGCCAGATAGGCTACAACCGTCAATGGAACAATTTTGTGTTTGGTGTGGAAGCTGATTTCAGCACCATGGGCATGGACAGCTCCGTGACCGCAACGCAGACGTATCCCTGCTGCGCGCCCACGGCGTTCACCGTCGTCCAAACCGCCAAGACCAACTGGATGTTCAATATCCGTCCCCGCACCGGCTTTGTGGTCGGCGGCAAGACGCTGTTTTACGGGACGGCGGGTGTGGCTTTCACCGGCGTGCAATACAGCGGGCTGTTTACTGACACGTTTGCAACTGCCCATGAAAATGCAAGTCTGGACCAGAACAAAGCGGGCTGGATCGTTGGTGGCGGTATTGAATACCGCCTGAACCACCACTGGTCAATCAAGGGCGAATACCTCTATGCTGGTTTCAGCCCAGGATCGGTGACCAGCACCAACCTGACAGCCTTTACACCACCCATCGCATTTCCCACCAACGTTTTCACCCACAGCATTGAAGTCAAAGCGCAGCTGCCCCGTGGCGGCGTGAACTTCAGGTTCTAA